A stretch of the uncultured Trichococcus sp. genome encodes the following:
- the gcvPB gene encoding aminomethyl-transferring glycine dehydrogenase subunit GcvPB, which produces MRKTKNVIFELSRPGRVGYSLPKSDVPKTDFKARLPEHLVRKQPAELPEISELQLMRHYTNLSQDNFGVENGFYPLGSCTMKYNPKINEVTARLDGFANIHPYQPVETVQGALQLMHELQEDLAVITGMDGVSLQPAAGAHGEWTGLMMVRAYHEKNGDLQRTKVFVPDSAHGTNPSSAHIAGFDVVSIPSTAEGLVDLEALRNAVDDQTAALMLTNPNTLGLFERDIVQIAEIIHGAGGLLYYDGANLNAILSKTTPGTMGFDIVHLNLHKTFSTPHGGGGPGAGPVGVKAHLKEFLPIPRVEQTEAGYVLNSDHPASIGPVKGYYGNFGVLVRAYTYIRTMGPVGLRKVSESAVLHANYLRKLLENDFDTPYPVICKHEFVLSGNRQKKGGVRTLDMAKRLLDYGYYAPTVYFPLIVEEALMIEPTETESKETLDDFADALIAIAREAAETPETVTQAPHHTSVRRLDEVRAARVIKVKY; this is translated from the coding sequence ATGCGTAAAACGAAAAATGTGATCTTTGAATTAAGCCGTCCGGGTCGCGTCGGCTACAGCCTGCCGAAGAGCGATGTCCCGAAAACGGATTTCAAAGCCAGACTGCCGGAGCATCTCGTCCGCAAACAACCTGCAGAACTGCCGGAAATCAGTGAACTGCAACTGATGCGCCATTACACCAACCTTTCCCAGGATAATTTCGGCGTGGAAAACGGTTTTTATCCGCTGGGATCCTGCACGATGAAATACAATCCGAAAATCAATGAGGTAACCGCCCGCTTGGACGGTTTCGCCAACATCCACCCCTATCAACCAGTGGAGACCGTCCAAGGCGCGCTGCAATTGATGCATGAGCTGCAGGAAGATCTGGCCGTCATCACCGGCATGGACGGCGTTTCCCTGCAGCCTGCAGCTGGTGCGCACGGCGAATGGACCGGATTGATGATGGTGCGTGCTTACCATGAAAAGAATGGCGATCTCCAGCGCACAAAGGTTTTCGTGCCGGATAGTGCCCATGGAACCAATCCATCCAGTGCCCACATCGCGGGGTTCGATGTGGTAAGCATCCCATCGACCGCTGAAGGTTTGGTCGATCTCGAAGCCTTGCGCAATGCAGTAGATGACCAGACTGCCGCCTTGATGCTAACGAATCCGAATACGCTTGGCCTGTTCGAACGCGACATCGTCCAGATCGCGGAAATCATCCACGGAGCTGGGGGATTGCTGTATTACGACGGAGCGAATCTGAACGCCATCCTCAGCAAAACGACGCCGGGCACTATGGGTTTCGATATCGTTCACCTGAATCTGCACAAGACATTCAGCACACCGCATGGCGGCGGCGGACCGGGAGCCGGTCCGGTAGGCGTAAAAGCACATCTCAAGGAGTTCCTGCCGATCCCGAGAGTGGAGCAGACGGAAGCAGGCTATGTGCTGAACAGTGACCATCCCGCTTCGATCGGGCCAGTCAAAGGTTATTACGGCAACTTCGGCGTCCTAGTGCGGGCATATACCTACATCCGCACGATGGGTCCGGTCGGCTTGCGCAAAGTTTCTGAGAGCGCCGTATTGCATGCAAATTATTTGCGCAAGCTTCTAGAGAACGATTTCGACACGCCGTACCCGGTCATCTGCAAGCACGAATTCGTCCTCTCCGGCAACCGCCAGAAGAAAGGTGGCGTGCGGACTTTGGATATGGCCAAACGCTTGCTGGATTACGGCTATTACGCTCCGACCGTCTATTTCCCGCTGATTGTTGAGGAAGCGCTGATGATCGAACCGACGGAAACCGAAAGCAAAGAAACGCTCGATGACTTCGCGGACGCGCTGATTGCGATCGCGCGCGAAGCCGCCGAAACACCGGAAACCGTCACACAAGCCCCGCATCATACATCGGTCAGACGACTGGATGAAGTGCGCGCCGCAAGAGTGATCAAGGTGA